The DNA window CCTCCCACCGCGATCGGCGACCCTGACCGCGCACCTGGCGAGCCAAGCCCGCCGCCAGCCATCGCTCGGCGCACTCGCGGCGAACGTGCCGTTCGTCCAGGCCCGATCGCCTCGCTGCTTCTGTGGCTTCGATCCAGGCGACACCCTTTGGGGCCGGCGGTGGGACCGCCGCCGGCAAAGAAGAGGTTGGCAGTGATTGCGTCATGAGGTACAGTCCCGTGGTCTTTAATGCCGGTCCGACCGCTTTCGCGGAGAGCCCGGTGTTAATGGAAGTCTGATCTACGCGACCGCCGACTCCTGCTCTCTGACATCGACGTTGCCGCCAAGCTTGGCGATGTCTGGAGCTTCCGGCGGTCGTTTTATTTCCGCTGTGGACGTTGGGCCGTACGCGATCCGCAGCCGAAGCAACCGGCTGTCGAGCTTCGACGCGGATGCCGCTTCCTGAAGTCGTTTTGTCGCCGACTCGCAAGCCTGCGAATCTGAGGTTTCTGTGTAGTCGCCTCCTGCCGGCCAAAGCCGGAGTTGCAACACCGGCACGTTCGCCAGAACAGCCGGAACACGAGTCCGAAGATCGATTGCTTCCGGGCGGCTCGCCAACTGAGGGCGGCGAGCGATTCGGCGAGCCCGTGCCAGATCAACGTCGGGGTCGCATCCACCAACGAAAGCCCACGGGCGGCCGGTCTCGCGATCGCTCACGACATAGCCAATCGCCTCGCCGGAAGACCTCTGCGCGGCCATCCAGACTTTGCCGACAGCGTCTCCGGCACGCTGCAACTCTTCCCGCACTGTGCGGCGATCTTCGATCAGTTCTGGCGTCCCCAGCGGGCTTATCATTGCCAGGCTGCCACGCGTGATCAGCGAGAACCCTTCGATCGATGCGATCCCTACGTACATCCCGGCCTCGAATGCCGCTCGCGCGGTCCTGATTCGCTGGCCGCTCTCGCCGATCGGGATCAACGGGAGATTCAACATCCATTTCGGGAACCGCCGAAGGCTGAGCGTCAGCACGTCGAGTCGGCCCGACTTCCTCACATTTCCACGATCGCGAATGGACCTTGCCAGGGCGAAGTCTTCCGCACCGGTGTCAGGCACGAATGCGACCGGTCTCGGAAAGCGATCGCCCGTCGTCACCAAGTAGCCGATGGCTTCGCCGAGCCCGCCCACAGCCCATTCGTGCAGCCGCCAGATCGTCCAACCGGAATAGTCCGGCTTGCGTCTCTTGCGTTTCATCACACACCTTCCTTGCTGCTCCAGTTCGGAGCCGTTGCCGCGATCGCGGACGGCGGCCCACTCGGGCCGTCCTTGGCCGCTCGCGTGGTCTATTGCTTTGCTTCTCTCCCGGCCTCCAGAGCGTTTTGAGGCTTCGAAGGCCCTTCGATGCCCGCTTGAGCGGGCGACGGCCCTGCGTTCGAGCTGGCCGCTTTGCCGGCGGCGAACGCTCCGCCCGTGGCTTTGTCGAATGCCGCCGCTTTCTTGCGCTTCGCCGTGATCGCACCAAAGGCGTCGCCGAAGTTGCTGGCCGGCATCGCCCGAATGTCGTCGGCGTGAATCGATGCGTAATGCCGACGCAGCCCGTCGAACCCGTTCTTTGCACTGCCACACCAGCGACAGAGCAGCTTGCCCGGCGTCGCGGCGGAGACGGCACGGGCGGCGAGGAAGCCGCTTCGCCGCTGAATCTCTTCCCGCGTCACCAGCTCGGGCTCGGCGGCGCTCTTCGCCGTCGCAAGCTCGCCGGCCAGGAGGCCGCACAGCGTCCGCAGCTCGGCGGCGGTGAAAGTCCCGATGATCGTCGCGGCGGCCATGACGTTCAGTGACGAGTCCGACGTGTTGCTGCTGTTCGCATCCATGCGATTCCTCATTCCCTTTTTGCTTGCCGACCCTCACGGTCGCCATTGCTCTTTCAGAACTTTCTCTTCGCTCGCCGAGTTTTCGCCCTGTGCTTTGCCGCCCGGCTGCCAGGCGCAGGGCCGATGATCGACATGACGTCGCGCATCCCCTTTTGGTTGTCCCGCAGTAGCAACTGCAGCGCGAGGTAAACCAACATCCGCAAGCGGTTCTCGTAATCGCTTTTCGAAGACTTGGACATACGAGAGTTGTTTGCCGGTATCCCCCAGATGCCATCGGCACGGATCGGCGCGCAGTGCCGACGCGAGCTAGGCCGGTGCGGCGGATTCGCCAGGCTGCCGGGCGTCGCGGCGGAGATGGACTTAATTGAGCGTGTCATCTCATCTGGTGTTTCAAAGGCCCGGCCGGGACGACTGCCCCGGCTCGGGCCTGCCTCTCTCGCGAGCGTCTTACGCCCGCGTTGTCACCCGTTCATCCGGGCCGGTGACCCGCCGACGTATCATGCGGCGCGAATCGGCTCGTTGGCCTCTCGCGACTCGGATCGCTCGGAAATGTCAGGGACCATCAAAGGCGGCCACGATCTTCGGTCATCCATCAGCCATGCAGGATCGACGCCGAGCACTCGCGCAAACGCGGCGGCCATGTCGGTAGTCACCCCGGATCTCCGAGCGAGGGTCGTCGCAAGCGTGGCGGTGCCGAATCCAGCGGCTTTGGACACAGCTGATCGGCTAGCAAATCGCGTCAGTCGTTCAAGCTTCTCATGGATTGTCATCAAGCATCCTCCGCGAACGGGAATCGTCCAAGGCCCAATGAATACATTGATCACACAGAAAACTCAAGCATAAGTGTGAAACTTGGTGCATTTGTGTTGATTGGGCTCTTTCGCCGCTGCCGTGTAGATAGTCGTGACTCAAGTGAGGTAAGGTCGAATTGTGAAGATCACGGAGAAACTTCGAAAGGCATCGGCGGGACGGAACAAGGCCGACGCTGGACGATCGGTAGGGTTGCCCGACACGGCAATCAGCAACTACATCGCGTCTGGCTCGATTCCCCGGGCCGACATCGCGCTCAAGCTAGCCCGCGCGTTAGAAATTCCACTTGAGTGGCTTGTCGACGACGATCAGGACTGGCCGCCGCCCACCAGCTCAACACAGCCGGGTTTGTCGATCGTCTCAGACAATGACCTGTTGCACGAACTGGCTACACGTTACAGGCGGGACATTGTTCGGTTTCTGGAGACAGTGGAGCATGCCGAGACAATCCCTTGGGAAGTCGTCGCAGAAGAACTCCTCCAAATCCCCCTGGAAGAAGGAATCCCGATCTCTCTGTCAGACGCTGCAATAACGATAGCCGGTCCAGGCATGGATCGAGTTGGATTGGACTTCGATCTTGAGTACAGCGTTCCAAAGTATGCGGCGGTTCACCATCTAGAACTGCCCGGTCGGAACCGAAAGCGAGAGGACTTAGACCCGGTCGCGATCTTGGGTAAAGTGCGGCAATCGCTCCTCAGTAATCCGTTCTACCGACTGGTCGAAAAGTACATGAGTCTTCGCGCTGAATGCTATTGCGAGGATCCATCTGTCGCCCACACCCGGATAGCGGAATTCGATGCCAAGCGTGCCGAGCTCAAAGACCAGCTTTCGAAGCTGAAGCCACGAGCGATCGCCGGACCGAAAAAACAAGACCTAAAGGCCTCGCGAAAGCAACGTCGAAAATGACGCAATTCCCCCTTGTTTTTTGATGTTCTCCCGATTCCGCATTTCGTGCGGATTCGAGAGATGACCGCTAGCCTCCTCTGGCCACTTGCCTTGGAAACTTGACAACAGGCGTCGATGTCTGGTATCCCCCTCCCGCCTGCTCTCGCGAGCTTCTAACAGGCCGGCGGCAATGGACTTCCCGCCCACGCCTGACACGCCAACCTGACTCCTGAGCATCCGCTCAGCACGCCAGCACGCTCGGCTCACCGCCGACGCCCGCGCTCTGTCCGATCGCATGACGCAACGGCAGAGGCCCCACGGATGGCCGACGGCAACCCAACCGCATTCCACCTCGCCGGGAAGCAACTGCGCGACCTCTGGCAGGACCTTCCGCCCGCTTACGCGCGCAAGCTCTCCGATCACATTCGGGACGCTTCATTCGAGCCGCTCCTGGCGGCGTACCTGGCAGACCCCGAGAACGATCAGCGATTCCACGCCGTCACCGAAGCGGCCTTGCCGATAGCGGTCTACCTGGCCTACCGCGAGTACAAGCGCCACGCTTGGCGATGGCAGAACCCGTCGCCGGATGACGTGGTACAGGACGCCGTAGTTGAGCTGATCGTTTCGCTCCGCGACTGGGGTTGCAAAACCATCGCCAACGCCAACCGCCAGGGCCTCTTCCGATACGTCGCCGGGCGGGTTGCTCACGCGGTCCGCGACGGCCAGCGACGCGGACGCCCGGGCGCATACGCCACGCGACGCAAGCTCATCATGCGGCGGATTCGGAAGCGGTTTGTCCGCGTCAACGGAAGGCTGCCAACGAAGGAAGAGGCTTACGAGCAGCTTCGGGCGCTGTTCTCCAACCCCAACATCCAGATCGGCGACGGCGGCGTGGATGACATGCTGAAGCCGTCGCGCTGTCGCACGTTCAGCGTGCTGTCGATGTCGGCCAGCGATGACATCCACCGCGACGCACACGCCGTCGCCGACGAACGTTGCCCGTCACCAACCCGATGGATCGACGCCAGCACTGACGCGGTGGAGCTTGCCGAAGCCGCGTTGGACGACGAAGGGCGGGAGATTCTCCGCCGCACATTGGCCGGAGAAAGCCAGGCGTCGATCGGCGTATGGCTTGGCATCTCGGAAGGAACCGCCCGCAAACGCGTCAACGCTGTGCTGTGGCAGCTCCGGACCCGCGCTGACCTGGCCGAATCGCTTGGCGTGAAGCCCGCCGTGCAACCGAGCATAAAGGTCGGCAAAACGACACTGAATCGCACTCGGAAAAAGCCCGGCAAGCGGAGCAAGATTTCCGGGCTTGAGCCGCAGACGCTGAGCGAGTTTCACCTGGCGGCGATGAAGCCAGGAGCGACGGTCAGACAGTTGATCGACTGGCTGAAGGTTCGCGGAATGACGATCACCAGGCCCGCAGTGTCGCGATACGTGGCCAATCTCAAGATTGAGACGCCGTCGCGCCGAGCGGGATGACTTAACGCCGGCCGGACGGCCGGGAAGGACACGACCGATGGGAATGAAGCTGATCAGCATGGCGACGGCAACCACTGAGAAGTGCCGCACGTCCGCTTACAAGACCTACGTGGAGTTGCTGGAATCCGACAGCAAAGACCCCAAGGATGCCGAGCGACTGAAAGAGGCCGCCGACACGCTGGGCAAGGACGCCGCCGCGATGGGGGCAGACCTGCGGACGTTGCAGCAGGTTCAGACGTTGAAAGAGCGAATTGCTCACGGCAGCGACCTGGCGAAGGCACGCACGGAAGCGGCGGCGGCCGTCGAGGAAAGCGTGAAAGAGACTCAGCGCGTAATGGAGGAACGACGGCAAAAGCACTTTGAGGTGCTTCAAGCGCAATCCGATCTGGAACAACGCGTCATGGGAGCGGAACAATCGCTCCGAACCTTAAAGGATCTGAAGATTGCCAACGGCGAGCTGCTCGCTGGCGTGGACCTTCCCACGGGCATCGGACACTGACCCTTCGGTGAGGAAGCGGTGCAAGTTTTCAAGATCGAAACTGCGGACAAGACTTTCACTGGCGAAACGTGCGGCGTGAAGTTCACAAATGGCACGGCGACGACGACGGATGCCAACGCTGCCGAGCGATGCCGTCAGGCCGGGATGGCAGTCCGCGAAGGCAGCGTAGACCCGTCTGTCACCGCGTTCCTCTCTAAGAGCTGGCAGAAGTGGTGAGCAAAGGGAAGGCAAGCGATGCGAACACTGAGCACTGCCGATCAGGCGAGATTAAAGACACTTCGAACGCAGTTTGAATCGGGTAGGAACATCAGCCCCGCCGAGTGCATGGAGTTGGATTTTCTCGCCAAGACGGCTGGCGTAAACGTCGCATCGCCCCCTCCGCCTTCCGTGCCGCCAGTCAGCGCGCCGGTTGCGCGGCAGCCTTCGTCGCTTGAGC is part of the Humisphaera borealis genome and encodes:
- a CDS encoding helix-turn-helix domain-containing protein, whose amino-acid sequence is MADGNPTAFHLAGKQLRDLWQDLPPAYARKLSDHIRDASFEPLLAAYLADPENDQRFHAVTEAALPIAVYLAYREYKRHAWRWQNPSPDDVVQDAVVELIVSLRDWGCKTIANANRQGLFRYVAGRVAHAVRDGQRRGRPGAYATRRKLIMRRIRKRFVRVNGRLPTKEEAYEQLRALFSNPNIQIGDGGVDDMLKPSRCRTFSVLSMSASDDIHRDAHAVADERCPSPTRWIDASTDAVELAEAALDDEGREILRRTLAGESQASIGVWLGISEGTARKRVNAVLWQLRTRADLAESLGVKPAVQPSIKVGKTTLNRTRKKPGKRSKISGLEPQTLSEFHLAAMKPGATVRQLIDWLKVRGMTITRPAVSRYVANLKIETPSRRAG
- a CDS encoding helix-turn-helix domain-containing protein, with amino-acid sequence MKITEKLRKASAGRNKADAGRSVGLPDTAISNYIASGSIPRADIALKLARALEIPLEWLVDDDQDWPPPTSSTQPGLSIVSDNDLLHELATRYRRDIVRFLETVEHAETIPWEVVAEELLQIPLEEGIPISLSDAAITIAGPGMDRVGLDFDLEYSVPKYAAVHHLELPGRNRKREDLDPVAILGKVRQSLLSNPFYRLVEKYMSLRAECYCEDPSVAHTRIAEFDAKRAELKDQLSKLKPRAIAGPKKQDLKASRKQRRK